ggatcaatgtccgcatcttattcaaggagcagcagcagcaggagagcctggaggaaagtcctgcagcagctggcagagctgagggcagaaaatgtggaggggaaaggagccgCAGCAGGCggcatgattattattattattattattattattattattattattttaagtgttaaaatgttttataatcaaattagttatttttaattgttacatttcttgctctgagttttctctattaaaatcgtgtgtaaatatatgcaataattacgGTTTACTATTTGcatgatatgaatattgataaatgtataattaagcgtgttaaaatacacacattggtgttattttgttttttaaaaatgttcatgacacaatgaatgcattcgtCACTCAGctgggtatttacatgagatTATAGAGTTGAATATCCAGCGGTCACAATGATCGCGTTGGAGTTCAGGCCCTTCTAGTGttaaaaagaagcattttgcccattaaaaaaaaaaaaaaaatctgtttaaactaGATACATATCGGGGTGTGTGTCGTTTTGTTTCTGCATCgtttctttgtttgcagcattttgttgttgcatgtgttttgcgTGTCGTTGGCTCTGCATCGTTTATGTATGTAGGCCTATTTGCAACGTTTGGCCGTTGCTGCACGTTTGCCCTTACCGGCCACCGTACTACACGACCTCTGTATGAAACTGATTTTCCCGATACTGTtcagtgtgacgacttttgtacTGATACCGTTCAGTCTGACAATTTATTCCTGATGTTGTTCAGTGTAACAACTTAGTTactgatgtgttcagtgtgacagTTTTTATCCTGAGGCAGTTCAgtgtgacaagttttttttctcaggccttTTGGTCCGATGACTATTTTCcatgtggctgtttggtgcGAGTGTGACAGAACTTTTCCTGAGACCTTATACCTTTTCATCTGAGGTCTGACGCTGAAGCCAGATCCTGAGGATGTCCTAAAATGTACACCGTACAGGAGTAGACTGTAAGGTACAATCACTGTGAAGTCATTGTGTCTTTGCTTGGTAGAAACTAGGTGATAACAGTAGACTGGCAGTTATCATCAACTGTCATTTGTGTGGAGCTGTTTTATATGATTGTTAGAGCTGAAGTGAATGATGGAACCATGACATGACACACgctctttttgttcttttgttacTCGTAGGAATCGGTCAGGGTGTTCCCGTCGTGGCCGTCATCTTTGAGGGGGGTCCCAGTGTGATCCTGACCGTGCTGGAGTACCTTCAGGAGAGCCCTCCCGTCCCAGTGGTGGTGTGTGAGGGGACCGGCCTCGCTGCTGATATACTAGCCTACGTCCacaagcagacagaggagggagggtacAACACGCACatgtgcacgtgcacacacacacacacacacacacacacacacacacacacacacaccaacgtAGAGGAAAAGTAGgtgggggaaagaaaatgagcaaacaaaaaaagaatttgaCACTACAGAAGTATTTATTCGTTTAAGGTATAATGAAGGAAcagtaatattaatattaatcatGACACACCTGACATTGAATTGaataacattttgtgaaattaagATTTCAGTGCATGTTCTCTTCAAGAACATTCATAGAAGATTCATAAACCAAAATGGCAGTACAATGCTGTTTGTAATGActtatttactgtgttttcagacagagaTGTTACTTGTTTTTCCCATTGCCTTTAACGTCAGTGTCGTTGGTGGTGCTCATCTATTTTTATCCTAGAAGGATTTCTAACAGCCTAACCACAGCCCAGTGTGTTACAAAACAGCCTAAAATAGCCGTGTGGGTTTTGAGAAGCGTGACTGTAATCATGTTATACTGTAATTCTTCTGCAGAAGACTTCCTGACGGAGTGGAGACCGACATTATCGCAACCATTAAGAAAACCTTCAACTTTAGTCAGCGCGATGCCATCGACCTCTTTCAGACTTTGATGGAGTGCATGAAGAGCAAAGAACTGGTACATTCATGCACATTCATCACATGTGTCAACCTCTTATCATTCAGGTTCCCTTTTTATATCTCCATTTCAATGACAGTGGAATAAATCCTGGTCAGAGTTGCTTAATAAActtcctgaaacacaaaagcttcagaagtaaaaggaaatgaagctgctgttaacTCAATGAAGCAGTCTTGGCATTGCCACAGAGACGACTGTGAATTACTCcggttttgtgtttgtaaattaATGTATCACATATCACAAACCCGTGAAACATCTGGAGAACGTCTGTGGGAAAACTAAGTGCTATCTTGTTTCCTGGAAAACAGTTAACTGTGTTCCGCGTCAGCTCCGAGGAACACCAGGACCTCGACGTAGCAATTCTGAGGGCTTCACTCCAAGGTTAGTGCCTGACTTCTCTCTAAACTTCTTTGAGAGAGTAAAAGTCACAAAAGTTGATTTGATCTATTCATATGCTGGGTCTGCTGGCATTGGGAGATTGAGATTTCAAGactctgtaatgtttttgttctggtATAGCTATGCTTTGAGAACAGCTTTCCCCCCTGTGTGCccttctctttgtgttcctcAAGAGATCATATTGCTTGCATTCACAGGGCCTCCGTATTCCAGCACAGTCAGTCGCTGAGCTGCATATTTCAGTCTGTTGAAGAAAGAGAATAACTGGACATTCACCTGTgctcttccttttttctgtatgctttagaagaggaggaaaaatacacaccagcctgtactttatttcaactacaaagcaaatgtttcaaAAGAGGGCAGGGGTTGTCATGCTGAATGTGGCAGGGTGTGGCAAATTGGTGCCAGCTTCAGACAAAAGCCAGTAATTTGTGATTGACTGCAGCTGATCGATAGTCTGGAGAAACAGGCTCAGACGCTCAAAAGACAAACCGCCCTGTGACTGAAAAAGCCCACCCAGGCAAATATTTGTTGGCCTGAGGCGCAGTCATCTTGGTGAAACAGTAACTCATCCTCTCGAAGACCATTGAGTGCTGCCATTTCTCTCGTCCATTATGATTGAATTCAATTAACAGGCAGGATATTAAATGGGAAGTTAAGAGGAAAAGCTGTTGCTGAATATACTGTAGAATACTTGCTGTGAAAGCTGAGGTTATGAAGAAGTCAGGTTTACAGATTTTCAGTCCAAACTCCTTTTGAGTTTCTTATTTGACCTACATAGTGATTATGATTGTTTGATACACTCCTTGATAATAAAGGGTAATTAATCAAGGGCGATTAATAACACACTCATAAATGGGGCACCACCTCCAGTCTTTATCTATGTGACTAATCCGGAGGTAATTAATCAAGATCCAACTGTACAAGTTTGACTCAAACAGTTAAGATTAATCTCAAATCAGTTTCTTAGATCtcaaaatctatatttaatcTCCTATCCTGAAGCCGTGAATACATGATTTACATGATCCCATCGATTTCCCACATCAATTAAACTTGCACAGACAACGACATGTGTTATGTTTATTAACTAGATGCAGAGTAAATGATGTGAGGTAATAATTCAAACGGGTGACAACaagtaacagaaaatgtgaagattGTGGGAGTAAGTTATTGATCAGATGAATTATAAACGATGGTGGATTTTAGTGTAATGAGCCGTTAACCATGAAACTATGGGAGTAATTTCTATGGGACGATGTGTgaaatttatttgaatttatgaTCTATATACTCGAAGCTTCACAAACACCAACTCTGATTTCATTCTCTTGTGACTCCTGTTGTGTATGGAAAGTCAGCCTACTTTGTTGAAGATGGAGAGTTCCAAGGATCCAGATTTTCTGGATCAGGTCTCAGTTTGGCTGCGGATCTGCAGCGGCAGCTTAGCAGCTGGAAGGTGACGTCGTCCCGGTTCAGACGAGGAGACCAGATGACACTCTCCCAATCgtcttctggatcatccaaatgctctctagcgaacTTCAGACAGGCCTGCACatactggcttcagcagggggacacgttTGGCActgcaggatttgagtccctggcgaCGTAGTGTGTTACTGATGGTAGCCTTTGTTACTttggtcccagctctctgcaggTCATTCAttaggtccccccgtgtggttctggaatttttgctcaccgttcttgtgATCATTTTGACCCCACGGGGTGAGATTTTGCGTGGAGCCCCAGATCGAAtgagattatcagtggtcttgtatgtcttccattcTCTAATAActgctcccacagttgatttcttcCCACCAAGCTGcttacctattgcagattcagtcttcccagcctggtcTACAATTTGGTTTCTGGTGTCCTttgacagctctttggtcttggccatagtggagtttggagtgtgactgtttgaggttgtggacaggtgtcttttatactgATAACAAATTCAAACAGGTGCCATTActacaggtaacgagtggaggacagagaagcCTCTGAAAGAAGAAGTTACAGGTCTGTGAgagccagaaatcttgcttgTTTGTAGGcaaccaaatacttattttacCAAGGAATTTaccaattaattcattaaaatgaaagatTCTTTCCCCCCATTCTGTCTCTCATAGTTGAAGTGTACCTATGATGaaaattacaggcctctctcacctttttaagtgggagaacttgcacaattggtggcTGACTAAATACTTTTTTGCTCCACTGTACACAGTTAATGAGGCTTTACTTGCCTGGGAATTCataagtgtttatgtgtgcatgtttactCACGGCTGTACCTGTGTATTTCAGGCACAAATGCGACTGCCTTCGGTCAGCTGGTCCTGACTCTGGCCTGGGATCGGGTAGACATTGCCAagaatcatgtgtttgtgtacagacagcagctcctggtacgtgttttgtgtgtgtgtgtgtgtgtgtgtgtgtgtgtgtgtgtgtgtgtgtgtgtgtgtcattgctAATGAGAGGATGgatcatatttatttgtttttcttgcatggtttgttatttttgtcattcgGCTGTATTCTCCCTCAtcgtgtttgttttataaataataatttgctATAAAAGTATGCTTCAAAACAGcatgtttatcttttgtttgAGTGTTTAGGTGAGCTCTTTGGAGCAAGCAATGCTGGAAGCGCTCGTGATGGACAGGGTGGATTTTGTCAAGCTGCTCATGGAAAACGGTGTGAGCATGCACAGCTTCTTGACAATCAGTCGGCTGGAGGAGCTCTACAACACGGTAACGTGATGACACATGCGCCAGAATAAAAGAGATCGACTATCTGTCAAGAAGggttgttaatgtttttgtatcttCTGTTCTAGAAACAACCAAGCAGCAACCCAACTCTCCTGCAACTGGTTAGAGACATCAAACAGGTACAATTTGTCTCCTTCATATCATTTTTATAGGTTAACTTTTAACCGTCTCTTCAGTCTCAtgcatcattttgtttctgtgtctttccctGTAGAGTCATCTGCCTCCAAACTATAATATCACTTTGATTGATGTGGGTTTGGTTATTGAGTACCTGATGGGCGGGACTTACAGGTGCAACTACACCAGGAAACACTTCAGAATTATTTACAACAATCTCCACGGCAGCAACAGGGTGCGTTTGAACTTCTGCATTTCCTGCAAATtctttgtagaaatgtcaaaaaaatattttatgttaaaCCCAATATAATCCCCTCCCATACAATTAAAGGAATGAGGCTGATGAAAACCTGTCTCATCTAAGGAGGCACTGtaaagtggggaaaaaataaaagtttgcttcttctgttcttccacctcctcctagCTTGAGTCTACTGTCgagcagaacagaaagagaagcaaaGAAGTGATTGTGGACATAGACGACCCAGAAGCGCAGCGGTTTCCCTACCCTTTCAATGAGCTGCTGGTGTGGGCTGTGCTgatgaagaggcagaaaatgtcGCTCTTCTTCTGGCAGCACGGCGAGGAGAACATGGCGAAGGCACTGGTGGCCCGTAAGCTCTGCCGGTCTCTGGGCTACGAGGCCAAGAAGAGTGACATGGTGGACGACACCTCGGAGGAGCTCAAGAAGTACTCGAAGTATGTCTGTGTGGCTTTGATTACATGTTCTCCCATCAGTGAGTAAAGGTATGAACTGAATCCTCTGTCCTGATGTATTTCAGTGATTTTGGCACATTGGCGGTGGACCTGCTGGAGCAGTCGTTCAGGCAGGATGAGGCCATGGCTATGAAGCTGCTCACCTATGAGCTGAAGAACTGGAGCAACTCCACCTGCTTGAAGCTGGCCGTCTCCTCCCACCTGCGGCCATTTGTGGCTCACACCTGCACCCAGATGCTGCTGTCAGATATGTGGATGGGAAGGCTGAACATGCGCAAGAACTCCTGGTACAAGGTTCAtgtttcatttagattttatttttggtaacaAACAAGAATCtcggggagtgtgtgtgtgtgcatgaatcaGTGTGTTGTCTGTGGGCAGCCTAATACAAATATTAAGCCATTCTGTCTTGgtttaaaatgaaactctcaccaaaaagcaaccaaggctttatttgtgattgaaaatgagtcaaacctttgtgtaaacgcataattacgacgaaagaggcacttttaagatttactgtagtttagtttttgggcaagctaattttcaatgggatGCACtcatcaaaatcgctattttttaaacagtaagaaggctcgacacaacctgaaactttgctcgtagtatcaccagggtctctacacatgaacaccagcattgcaAACACTGTTTGCgtgcacagagtttactaaaaagaaggtttttgcTAACTCCCGTCAGCAGTAGCAACTCTGGTGTGGCTCCGTCATAGCAGACAAAGTGTCGATGCCCAAGCGTGACCTAACAGGCAGGCTTGAGGAGTGGTCCACCGTCACTCTCTTGCCTGTTAGGTTGCACTCGGGGgtcgacactttttgtctgctaTGAcggagaccctggtgatactacgagcaaagcAGTTGTGTccagccttcttagtgtttttgaTGAATGCCCCTGCACCCCATTGAAAATTACcttgcccaaaaatgaaacaacggtaaatcttaaaagtacctctttcatcgtaattatgtgtttacacgaaggtttgactcgtgttcaatcacaaataaagccttggttgctttttggtgagagtttcacttaaagACAGGGGACCCAAAGCAAACACTTGTATGGAAGCCGCTTGTATTGGTTAGATGTCAAATGGTACCGGATCCAAAGTCCCCTTAATTGACTGCCCATCGTGCTCAGAATATTAGATTGGTCTCTCTCAGACCTCTCGTCCAATCTTCtcccagctgttctgttgtaGCTGTCGTCTCTGTAGCGGGACAAAACAACattgtaaagatgtttttaaacttCTAACCAGCTGTCATGTCCTCTCCTCAAAAAGTTCTAcaattttttaaactttttcctccttcactgcAGCCGTGCCTTAActaggaaaaaaatgaatggataaaaacaaaatatttaaattatcGAGAAGCCACAAAACATGGACAATGAAGCACTTGGactgtattagtgtgtgtgtttataattcAAAGGACTTTGTAAACATAAACAGCAGCATCCACCCGCATGCATGCGTTTTTTGTCTCTAGGTGATTCTGAGTGTGTTGGTGCCTCCTGCCATCCTACTGTTGGAGTACAAGTCCAAGGCTGAGATGGCTCACATCCCTCAGAGCCAGGACGACCACCAGATGACCATGGAGGACAGCAAACACAACTTCCAGAACATAGCTGAAGTCATCCAAATGGTTAGGTTTACTAAGATGTTCTGGTTTGGTGTTTTTATCCAGTTGCTTTGTTTccgttttccttttttattttgaaaatatgataaaatatgatCTCTCCTTTACTTTGAAGTCATCTGAACAGcctgcattaaaataaatcattttagaaACAACTGGTTcaggagccactggatttcatctctgctttttgcggacaGTGCTGTCTTGTTGACTCTgtcgagccgggacctccagcatgttctggggcggtttgcagccgagtgtaaagcagctgggatgagaatcagcacctccaagtctgaggccatggttctcgaccagaaaaaggtggcttgctccctccgggttgggggagagttcttgcctcaagtgggggagttcaagtatcttggggtcttgttcacgagtgagggaaggatggagcgtgagattgacaggtgaatcggtgcagcggccacagtaatgcggtcgttgtatcagtctgtcatggtgaagagagagctgagccggtcaatctacgttcctaccctcacctatggtcatgaactttgggtcatgactgaaagaataagatcccagacGTCTggtttcctccgcagggtggcggggcgctcccttagagatagggtgaggagctctgtcacccgggaggagctcggagtagagccgctgctcctccacatcgagaggaaccagctgaggtggctcgggcatctgtatCGGATAcccccgggacgcctccctcaggaggtgttcctggcatgccccactgggaggagaccccgaggaagacccaggacacgctggagtgactatgtcactcggctggcctgggaacgccttgggatcctcccggaggagctggaggaagtgtcccgggagagggaagtctgggtgtccctgctcagccAGCTGCCCCCGCtacccggccccggataagcagaaaagaaaatggatggacggatggcATTCTAAAAACCATATCCAAATTCACCACaacgtttaaaaaaacaattctccATTGTTGAAGTGATGTTAATTAATGACCTGTAAATATATACCTCTTGTATAAGAAGAATAGCCTCATACATATTcatagaaaaaatgttttaagactttctttgcatttttggcCTGAaattcctcttttgtttgttttgttttgattcagtcatttatttgcTTACTTTCTGTCgctcacattctgttttttgaatttgtgctctctctctgtccgtttctattttctctcctcactgtggcttgctgctgtttaatttggGCCTTTGAACCTCTCTGCAGGATGTATTCAAAGAGGCCAGATCCCACGACCACGTAGAAGCAAAGAGcgaaacagagacacacattcaCTCCAGGAACCTGCCCTTAACCAGGAAAATTTATGCCTTCTACCACGCTCCCATTGTCAAGTTCTGTTCCAACACGGTAGGTAGATTACAGAAGagaacatacacactcatacagtcatctgctcacctgctcatcCATCCGACCATCTATTCTATGGTGGTTTATCTGGGTAGGATTCTGGGTAACAGCATCTACAAGGAAGAGGGTGTTGCTAGCCAGGAGCAGTCGCCGAACAcgcattgtttgtgtttttgcactgaAAATAATCGGGGTGGAATGGTTCACAAAATCCACGCTTTGGTTCCAATCACGGTTTTGTGGTCATGGTTTTCGGTTCGGTTCAGTATACGCTGATCGTTAGGAAAATCACTTAAGTCTTGTATTGTCAGGTTAAAACTTGAAGaatgaggcagtctgacatttgatacatcattgtgacagtcgGGTTAAAAAGTAGGTagattctggcactgcaagacaggtgatattgctagttccaacaagaaagttatctttaacaaatgctaagaacaaatagttattcactgtcactaatgtaatgtaatgggcagtcacagtcaggaaactttcagtagccctggagGTCCATCTGTCACTAGTAAGCACTACATGCTATGTCAGACAGCTCTTTAACAACTCCTCGTCGGGTCTCTTCATAAATTGTGGAAATTACCGTGTTGCTGAGGTGTTTGCGGGAGGGCGTTTTATTTTATATCGTGGCTCGAgtgttttaatcacacaaacaaatcccGCACCCTCCACCACAGCCAAAGGCTGCATATCTTACCCCACTCACCCCATTCCTTTGGTTATACATGTTGGCCCGTCTGACTCGTCACTGTAAGGCAGTTTAAAAGCTGCGGGGAGCAGAAGTTGTCCTgtctactctctctctttcctccctgcGCTGCCAGTTGTCTCACCGGGATGATTCTCCACAGATGAGCTGACATGTTAGTCGTGTTACTGTCGGCATAAACAACATGTGTGGCACAATGCttgcacactgtcacactgttgtCAACAACTTTCATACCACCATCATCGTAGGTCACTCTAAATGCAAAGTGGTCCCATACAGCAGACCTATACAGTGCTGCTGGTGCATCTTCTATCTCCGACTCCTTTCCACTCGCATCGCCCACAAACGTCTCCACAGCTGACCCAAAGATACTCTATTACTTTCTGCTACACCGCTCCgcgtcttcttcttgtttactggcggttggcatccagctcagtaccgccacctgctgctctggagtgtacaCACTCCGCCTcgttagtaaatgagaaaaagaagttgcgCGTGCCTATGAACTGAACGGTACACACACGCCCTGAACCGTGACAAGCGTACTGGATgggacagatttttttgatgaaccgttccacccctagAAAATAAGATTTACACCAACCACCCTGCAGAGATACAGATAATGCTACTGTTTACAGGGCATTCCCACCACAGGAACTTTCCCAGAGGACCAAGAACCTTTTTTGTgggaatacatttatttactgtaggATCATCCCTGGTGTCAATGTTCCTGTTCAGGATGTATTTCTTAAAGTATTAGCAGAGCTTGTAGTGCTGAAAGTCACTTGAATTTAAAACCCAAGTGCTGCAACAACTCATATATAAATTGCCTGTCTCGATGGACATTTACAAAGTTTCCCACAGTCTGCGGGATGGTTGACCtatgcttcacacacacagggggcTGTGTTAATTCACATTTAGAAGTGTTATTCTGTGTTACTATAAGGTAACTgattattgcagctttaaatgagggctgtgttttaaaattcCCATGTCTATTTCTTACGTAATTCCCTCATCCCTCCCCTGTGAAAGCAGGCTTTGTCAGGAACTGTGATTTCACTTGAGACCTCGAAGCTGAAGTTTGTCTTCTCTCACACGGGCCCTATCCACACAGCTAACCACCAGCTGAGCTCTGAGACCTCAGGGGCCTTCGTCAAGACTATTTGCTTCTGACTTTAAGTGCCACGATGTGATTCAGCCCCTCCAGAGGGCCTCAACTGACCTTGtctcaaaatatttcagagaGAGGAACACATGACAGTTAACATCTATGTCCAACTTATCTTACGTACTGTCTATCTAAATTGCTCACATTTGTAAGGTTTAAGAAATGTATATGTAGAATAAGCATTTCCTATGATATTTCAGGGTTGTTAAAGAGTGTTATTGTTGTGTCTGCGATTGTCAGCTCTTCTACCTGGGCTTCTTGATGTTCTACTCGTATGTGGTCCTGGTGAAAATGCCTGAATGGCCTTCTCCTCAAGAGTGGGTGGTCATCCTCTACATATTCACCTCTGCCATTGAGAAAATTCAAGAGGTATGTGgaactgaaatatttaagacatttaaaaattatGACAAAGACTAACTTTGGTTAGTCCTAGTCCTTAGTTCATCTCctgattattatttcatgttgtgcCTCTTCATCCTTACTTTTTTGTAGATGTTTATGTCTGAAGCAGGCAAAATAAGCCAGAAGATAAAGGTGTGGTTCAGTGACTATTTCAATTTGTCTGACTTTCTGGCCATCGTGACCTTCTTTATTGGCTTCGGCCTGAGAATGACTGGAGGAGAAGCCTTTGTCCCCGGGAGGACGGTGTATTGTCTCAATATCATCTTCTGGTACGTGCGACTCATGGATATCCTGGCTGTGAACCATCAAGCTGGACCGTACGTCATGATGATCGCTAAAATGGTGAgttctgtgagagagaggggcacCGCTGGATGATGTAAGCAAGCagatatcagtgtttttatatgcCGTTGAAAGACTGTCATTACTTTTTCTTCCACATTTGTTTCTGAAGGTGCTCTTATATTTacacaatgcagaaaaaaatatgtctacCAGTGATTATTGATACATAAAGCCATGACAGTATGCAGCTTTTTAGCAGTTGGTTTCAGTGTTAGAGCAGCTCCACGTTGTAGTTTAAACATagtatttttatcattttttagaGGTGGATTACCTCCAAAAGCATATTGAGCGAAATGATCTGACAGTCATG
This portion of the Acanthopagrus latus isolate v.2019 unplaced genomic scaffold, fAcaLat1.1, whole genome shotgun sequence genome encodes:
- the LOC119016370 gene encoding transient receptor potential cation channel subfamily M member 7-like isoform X1, which gives rise to MLSQKPWIESTFTKRECVYILPVSKDPHRCLPGCQICQQLVRCCCGRLVRQHVGVTASLATKYSGVKLGENPNLPAMEKWSVEKHTEASPCDAYGVINFQGGSHSYRAKYVRLSHDSRPESILWLMLKEWQMEPPKIVISVHGGVQNFELHPHIKQVVGKGLVKAAVTTGAWILTGGVNTGVAKHVGDALKEHCSRSSKKICTIGIAPWGVIENRNDLLGRDIIAPYQTLQNPLSKLNVLNDLHSHFLLVDDGTVGKYGAEVNLRRELEKHINLQRIHARIGQGVPVVAVIFEGGPSVILTVLEYLQESPPVPVVVCEGTGLAADILAYVHKQTEEGGRLPDGVETDIIATIKKTFNFSQRDAIDLFQTLMECMKSKELLTVFRVSSEEHQDLDVAILRASLQGTNATAFGQLVLTLAWDRVDIAKNHVFVYRQQLLVSSLEQAMLEALVMDRVDFVKLLMENGVSMHSFLTISRLEELYNTKQPSSNPTLLQLVRDIKQSHLPPNYNITLIDVGLVIEYLMGGTYRCNYTRKHFRIIYNNLHGSNRLESTVEQNRKRSKEVIVDIDDPEAQRFPYPFNELLVWAVLMKRQKMSLFFWQHGEENMAKALVARKLCRSLGYEAKKSDMVDDTSEELKKYSNDFGTLAVDLLEQSFRQDEAMAMKLLTYELKNWSNSTCLKLAVSSHLRPFVAHTCTQMLLSDMWMGRLNMRKNSWYKVILSVLVPPAILLLEYKSKAEMAHIPQSQDDHQMTMEDSKHNFQNIAEVIQMDVFKEARSHDHVEAKSETETHIHSRNLPLTRKIYAFYHAPIVKFCSNTLFYLGFLMFYSYVVLVKMPEWPSPQEWVVILYIFTSAIEKIQEMFMSEAGKISQKIKVWFSDYFNLSDFLAIVTFFIGFGLRMTGGEAFVPGRTVYCLNIIFWYVRLMDILAVNHQAGPYVMMIAKMVANMFYVVVIMAIVLLSYGIPRKAILYPHEEPSWTLVRDVVFQPYWMMYGEVYAYEIDVCANNSESSVKTLCAAGVWLTPLLQAVYLFVQYILMVNLLIALFNNVYLQVKSISNLVWKYQRYHFIMAYHEKPVLPPPFNLLCHIYSLFSMCRKRKKENTYGAKLLLTVEDQKKLHDFEEQCVETYFGEKDDQFHSGSEECIRLTSERVETMCMQLRDVGNKFNFITRSLHTLDSQIGHLQDLFAPTVDNLKTLTAQRASEASKVHNQFTRELSLSKNVVLSTSPQRLCPNCCGHFPSGAASPRPLTHPD
- the LOC119016370 gene encoding transient receptor potential cation channel subfamily M member 7-like isoform X2; translation: MSQKPWIESTFTKRECVYILPVSKDPHRCLPGCQICQQLVRCCCGRLVRQHVGVTASLATKYSGVKLGENPNLPAMEKWSVEKHTEASPCDAYGVINFQGGSHSYRAKYVRLSHDSRPESILWLMLKEWQMEPPKIVISVHGGVQNFELHPHIKQVVGKGLVKAAVTTGAWILTGGVNTGVAKHVGDALKEHCSRSSKKICTIGIAPWGVIENRNDLLGRDIIAPYQTLQNPLSKLNVLNDLHSHFLLVDDGTVGKYGAEVNLRRELEKHINLQRIHARIGQGVPVVAVIFEGGPSVILTVLEYLQESPPVPVVVCEGTGLAADILAYVHKQTEEGGRLPDGVETDIIATIKKTFNFSQRDAIDLFQTLMECMKSKELLTVFRVSSEEHQDLDVAILRASLQGTNATAFGQLVLTLAWDRVDIAKNHVFVYRQQLLVSSLEQAMLEALVMDRVDFVKLLMENGVSMHSFLTISRLEELYNTKQPSSNPTLLQLVRDIKQSHLPPNYNITLIDVGLVIEYLMGGTYRCNYTRKHFRIIYNNLHGSNRLESTVEQNRKRSKEVIVDIDDPEAQRFPYPFNELLVWAVLMKRQKMSLFFWQHGEENMAKALVARKLCRSLGYEAKKSDMVDDTSEELKKYSNDFGTLAVDLLEQSFRQDEAMAMKLLTYELKNWSNSTCLKLAVSSHLRPFVAHTCTQMLLSDMWMGRLNMRKNSWYKVILSVLVPPAILLLEYKSKAEMAHIPQSQDDHQMTMEDSKHNFQNIAEVIQMDVFKEARSHDHVEAKSETETHIHSRNLPLTRKIYAFYHAPIVKFCSNTLFYLGFLMFYSYVVLVKMPEWPSPQEWVVILYIFTSAIEKIQEMFMSEAGKISQKIKVWFSDYFNLSDFLAIVTFFIGFGLRMTGGEAFVPGRTVYCLNIIFWYVRLMDILAVNHQAGPYVMMIAKMVANMFYVVVIMAIVLLSYGIPRKAILYPHEEPSWTLVRDVVFQPYWMMYGEVYAYEIDVCANNSESSVKTLCAAGVWLTPLLQAVYLFVQYILMVNLLIALFNNVYLQVKSISNLVWKYQRYHFIMAYHEKPVLPPPFNLLCHIYSLFSMCRKRKKENTYGAKLLLTVEDQKKLHDFEEQCVETYFGEKDDQFHSGSEECIRLTSERVETMCMQLRDVGNKFNFITRSLHTLDSQIGHLQDLFAPTVDNLKTLTAQRASEASKVHNQFTRELSLSKNVVLSTSPQRLCPNCCGHFPSGAASPRPLTHPD
- the LOC119016370 gene encoding transient receptor potential cation channel subfamily M member 7-like isoform X3, producing MLSQKPWIESTFTKRECVYILPVSKDPHRCLPGCQICQQLVRCCCGRLVRQHVGVTASLATKYSGVKLGENPNLPAMEKWSVEKHTEASPCDAYGVINFQGGSHSYRAKYVRLSHDSRPESILWLMLKEWQMEPPKIVISVHGGVQNFELHPHIKQVVGKGLVKAAVTTGAWILTGGVNTGVAKHVGDALKEHCSRSSKKICTIGIAPWGVIENRNDLLGRDIIAPYQTLQNPLSKLNVLNDLHSHFLLVDDGTVGKYGAEVNLRRELEKHINLQRIHARIGQGVPVVAVIFEGGPSVILTVLEYLQESPPVPVVVCEGTGLAADILAYVHKQTEEGGRLPDGVETDIIATIKKTFNFSQRDAIDLFQTLMECMKSKELLTVFRVSSEEHQDLDVAILRASLQGTNATAFGQLVLTLAWDRVDIAKNHVFVYRQQLLVSSLEQAMLEALVMDRVDFVKLLMENGVSMHSFLTISRLEELYNTKQPSSNPTLLQLVRDIKQSHLPPNYNITLIDVGLVIEYLMGGTYRCNYTRKHFRIIYNNLHGSNRLESTVEQNRKRSKEVIVDIDDPEAQRFPYPFNELLVWAVLMKRQKMSLFFWQHGEENMAKALVARKLCRSLGYEAKKSDMVDDTSEELKKYSNDFGTLAVDLLEQSFRQDEAMAMKLLTYELKNWSNSTCLKLAVSSHLRPFVAHTCTQMLLSDMWMGRLNMRKNSW